The following are encoded in a window of Acidimicrobiales bacterium genomic DNA:
- the ispF gene encoding 2-C-methyl-D-erythritol 2,4-cyclodiphosphate synthase, producing MTSRVGLGFDVHGFSADPGRPLVLGGVAIEGASGLAAHSDGDVVAHALADAMLGAAALGDIGQHFPDTDLTWSGADSVAMLAQVAVMVHDAGWRPVNADCTVVLETPMLAPYRTRLQDRLSGVLEAPVSVKAKRSEGLGSLGRAEGIACLAVVLLEGGDG from the coding sequence ATGACCAGTCGGGTGGGCCTGGGCTTCGACGTCCACGGATTCAGCGCCGACCCTGGTCGTCCGCTCGTGCTCGGCGGTGTGGCCATCGAGGGGGCGTCGGGCCTGGCCGCGCACAGCGACGGCGATGTCGTCGCCCATGCGCTCGCCGACGCCATGCTCGGGGCCGCGGCCCTGGGAGACATCGGGCAGCACTTCCCCGACACCGACCTCACATGGTCGGGCGCCGACAGCGTGGCGATGCTCGCCCAGGTGGCCGTCATGGTGCACGACGCAGGATGGCGACCGGTCAACGCCGACTGCACCGTGGTCCTCGAGACGCCGATGCTGGCTCCGTACCGGACACGGCTCCAGGACCGACTGAGCGGCGTCCTCGAGGCGCCGGTGAGCGTGAAGGCGAAGCGGTCCGAAGGCCTGGGGTCTCTGGGGCGGGCCGAGGGTATCGCCTGTCTGGCGGTGGTTCTCCTGGAAGGCGGCGACGGATGA